ATCCGCAAATGTTTTGTATTCAGTATTCGCTACAAGCATCTCGCCCATTGCTCTCATAAACATAAATAGCACAAAACCAACAATAATATATGTTATTAAAATAGACGGTCCAGTTAAACTTATAGATTGGCCGGCACCTAGGAACAAACCCGTTCCTATCGCTCCACCAATGGCTATAAGTTGGATATGTCTATTACTCAACTCTCTATTTAACTGATTGGACATAAAATTTCCCCATTTGTTTATGTAATTTAGCATTAGGTTCAAATAAAAGTTAGCTCATTCCCCTTTTTAATGAACTAATATTTTTCTATGAACTTATGTAATTAATGCTTGATTGTATGATATTCTTTTTCTTCAGAAATTTCAATTATTTTTCTATTTAATAATATTTTTGTTTATTTAAACAATATAATACATATTAATAAATAATGTGCTAATAAATTTATGTAATAAACTATATATTTTATGTATATATTTGAAAACAAAATTGATACTCTATATAATTGTTAATTAACAAAGGGGGCTGTATATTTTATGAAAGATAACATTTATGGAAATACACCGTGCTTTTTAAATAGTAAGAATTTATCGAAGTCACAAAATTTAGATACTGATATTATTGTGTACGGCGTGCCTTTTGAAGGCGAAAGTACTTGGGGTGACTATACAGGCGTTGAATTAGGTCCGAAACAAATACGTGTGTGTTCAGCGCGTTATAGTCACTATTTACCAGAACTTAACCATATTGATGTTAGTAAGTATTTATCTATGGGCGATGTAGGAGATGTTCCTTTTGTCGCGCATGATAACGCACAAAGTTATGAGAATATTGAGAATTTTGCATATAATTTATGGCAACAAGATAAATTTTTAGTGGGCTTTGGTGGTGAACACGGCGTTACTTACCCTATTCTAAAAGCACTAACTAAAACAAATAAACGTGTAGGCATTATTCATTTAGATGCACATTATGATAATATGCCTGACTATAATGGTGAACTTTATGCACGTAACACGCCATTTATGCGATTATATGAAACGGATGGTATAAGAAATGAAAGCATTATACATACAGGCATTCATGGTCCGCGTAACAAACCTGAAACTGGTAAATATGCCGAAGAAGCGGGTGCAGTCACTTTAACAATTAACGACATTAGATCATCTACAAATTTAACACAACTAGCGCGTGATATTTATGCACAAGCAAGTAAAGATGTAGATGTTGTCTATTTAACAATTTGTAGTGACGTTCTTGATTTTGCTTTTAATCCAGGCGGCCCAGTGGACGGCAATGGTATTACATCTTACGAGTTACTAACATTAATACATGAATTTGGTAAATTAGGTCTTTGTGGTATGGATTATGTAGAGGTTTATCCAATGCAAGACGCTAACCAAAATTCTGCTCACTTTGTCTCTACTGCAGTACTATACGTACTTGCAGGCCACGCGAAATATTTAGGCAAAGCCTAATAACATGGGGATGTGATGGTTGTGCTTAAGAACTTTAGTAAGGTATTTAAATCGATTGGACCGGGAATGATCATTACCGCTTCATTTATTGGTCCAGGTACTGTTACTACAATGACCCAAGGGGGTGCAGGCTTTGGTTATAGCCTGCTGTGGTCAGTAGTGTTCTCTATTATTGCAACAATCGTCTTACAAGAAATGATTATTCGTTTATCCCTAGTCACTAGAGAAGGATTAGGTGAAGCCGTACAAGAACTATTTGCTCACAAATTAGGTAAATTTATATTAGTCTGGTTTACATTAATAGCGGTAACTTTAGGCTGTGCCGCTTACATAAGTGGTGACTTATTAGGAACTTCCTTAGGCGCTGCATATTTATTACATTTACCCCCTCATACTGTAGCACCAGTCATTGGTATAATTATTTTATTGATTGGTTTGTTTGGTAACTATCGATTTTTAGAAAAATTAATGATTTTCTTAATGGTCATCATGGGTATTATATTTATCACCACAATGATAGTAATTAAACCAGACGTAATCGCTATATTAAAAGGTATTTTCGTACCGACGATACCACATGGTTCTATTATTACCGTCATCGCTTTAATAGGTACGACAGTAGTACCTTATAACTTTTTCATTCATTCTACTGCCGTACATGAACGTTTCAAAGATTTAACCGAATTAAAATTTGCACGCTGGGATACTATTATTTCGATTACTGTAGGTGGTATTATCTCGGCAGCCATTTTGATTTCAGCCGCAACATTAATTAAAGGCAAAGAGGTTTCTAGCATTATTCAATTGGCTGATCCACTTAAACCTATTTTTGGTGAATTTGCCCCTATCATTATTAGTATAGGGTTATTCGCAGCTGGATTATCTTCTGCAATCGCATCGCCAACAGGTGCTGCTGCTACAATTAGTAGTCTACTTGGTTGGGAAAAAGGTATGAGAAGTAAAAAATACAAGGCTGTATTTACCGCTATTATACTTATAGGTATCACCACATCAGCATTAGGTTTCGAGCCAATCCAAGTATTACTTGTTGCTCAAGCATTGAATGGTATCATTTTACCGATAGTCGCTATATTAATCTTTATCGTTATTAATAAAAAACAACTTATGGGAAAATATGCTAATAACATATGGCTTAATATTATCGGCTTTATTGTCGTTCTTATCGTGTCATTTTTAGGTGTCTATAGTTTAATTGATGCAGTTACGAGTATTTTTAGCTAAAAACACCATTACGCATATTAATGTACTGGTACAAATTTATAGGAATAAAATAAAAACACTTGCGTTGAATTCATTTTTACTATGAATTTAACGCAAGTGTTTTTATATAAGTTTCAAATTTTACTTTTGTTCCCTTAGTAAAAACAATACTGTTGCTATTTATTATAGTTTTCATCGGCAATTGCTTTTACATTTTTCATGACGCTTGCTTTTTTATAACCATGTAAATCATGTAACGCTTTGTAAGCTTGAAACAATTTTTTATAAGTTGCTACTTTCTCTTGTTCAGGCTCCACTTGATAAAGTATCGGTTCTTTCATAGCTTCGATAGCTTGCTCAAATGATTGATGCGCTTCACCACTTATCGCGCCTAAAATTGCCGCACCAATTGCTGGTGCATATTCACTATCCATAATTGTTATCGTCTTGTTCAATACATTAGCATATATTTCCATTAATAATGGGTTTTTCTTCGGTATGCCACCACATGCATATACGTTATCAACTTCCATTTGCCAACCTTGATATTGTTGCATAATCATTTTCGTACCAAATGCCGTAGCTTCCATATATGCGCGGTAAATCTCTTCATGTTTTGTTTGTAACGTCATGCCAAATAGACTTCCAGTTAGTGTGCTATCACTTAACACACTTCGATTACCATTATGCCAATCAAGTGCTACTAGACCACTTTCCCCTGGCGCCAATTTTTGTGCCATTTCATTGAGTAATTCAAAAATTGAAATATTACGTTTTTCAGCTTCGACAACGTATTCGTACGGTGTTTGTTTGGCGATATATTCAAATAGATCACCTACTGCAGATTGCCCCGCTTCATATGCATAAAGGTCAGGAATGATTGCCCCTTTAACCGAGCCAGAGATGCCTGGCACTTTATGTTGCTCTTTGTTTAACATTAAATGACATGTACTCGTTCCCATTACCATCGTCATTTCTTTATCTTTTTCTGAACCTATACCTAATAAACTTGCATGTGCATCAATCATAAATGGACTTACTGCTATTGTGTCTGGAAGTCCTAATTTATCAGCCATTTCTTTACTTAATGTACCTACTGTGTCACCAATATTTACGATAGGTGCATCGACTTTTGTTCTCACTATATCAGATAATTCATCATCTATTTGATCAAATAAGTCATAATGAAACCCCGTCTCTTCTTGCCAGAAAGATTTAAATCCTAGCCCACAATTAGAACGCACATTTTTTCCAGTTAGTTTATTAACAATCCAATCTCCTGCTTCCATTATATTGGCAGTTGCCGCCATGATATCTGGCGCCTTGTGTTGTACTTCCATTATTTTTGGAATCATCCATTCACTACTAACATTAAAACCATAGTAACCTAACCATCGATTCTTTTGTTGTAGTGCAGTTTGGAATAATTTATCAGCTTCAGCTTGAGCACCGTGATGTTTCCACAATTTTACGTAAGCATGTGGATCATCTTTGAAAGATTCATAGTTATGCATCGGTTCCATATGTTCGTCTACAAATATTACGGTCGATGAAGTAAAATCAATGCCTATTCCTACTATTTTGTTAACATCAATGTTGGCATTTTTTATTATGTATGGAATACCTTCTTCGATGACTTCCATATAATCATTAGCATTTTGTAATGCAAAACTTTGTGGTATCTTTTGACCATTTAATTGCTGTTCAATTGTTCCATGAGAATATTCCTTAATATATTGTGAAATAATTTCGCCATTAGCTGTATTGACTAAAAATACTCTCCCAGAACCAGTGCCAAAATCAATACCTATACTGTAATTCATAATAACCCTCCATATACGCACAATAGAAAACGCTTTATTAAATAATAAGCAACTTAGTAGCAAAAAGCAACGCACAAAACTTAAATAAACGAACAAAAATAAACATTAAATTAGTAATTTCAAGCACATAAAAACATATTTATTGTAGTTTTATGATTGACATTTATAAATGAAAGCGATTACTATTGTTTTTACAAACACAAATGTGCAATTTACTTTAATTATGTTTTTTTAAGATTGCATTTTATTTACATTATAAATTTAAAACATCGTAGACCTATAACTAAAAAACATAACTACACCGTCACTATGAGTGATTAAAGGAGTATTATATATGAAAAATTCAAGTTCAGTTTTAGGTATGCCTCGACAAATAGTATGGGGTTATATAGGTATTATTATTTTCATGATGGGCGATGGCTTAGAAATAGGATGGTTAAGTCCTTGGCTACACGGAAATGGTTTCTCTGTCAAAGAAACAAGCGCACTATTTTCATGTTATGGTGTCACCGTTGCCTTAGCAAGTTGGTTTAGCGGTGTGTTTGCCGAAGCATTAGGTGGCAAAAAGACAATGATTCTAGGGTTGTTCTTCTATATTATAGGAACAATTTGCTTTGTTGGTTTTGCCATTCCTTCAAATAATTTATATTTGATGTTACCTGCGTATGCACTACGTGGTTTGGGCTACCCGTTATTTGCTTATTCATTTTTAGTGTGGATTTCTTACCGTTCAGAGCAAAAAACGTTGGGCGCAGCAGTTGGATGGTTTTGGTTTGTCTTTACTGGTGGTTTAAATGTGTTAGGCGCACTATATTCTATTTGGGCAATTAAATATTTAGGACACATTAACACGTTATGGAGTTCATTATTCTGGGTTATTTTAGGTGCAGTGTTCGCGATTATTATTAATAGAGATAAATTACCTTCAAATCAAGGAAGTTCTAAAGAAAAATTAAAAGAAATACTTAAAGGTATCACGATTATGAAAGAAGAACCTAAAGTATTACTCGGTGGTATCGTCCGTGTAATTAATACGACGGCACAGTTTGCCTTTCCTGTGTTCTTACCTATTTATTTATCAAGTTTCGGCATACCTACATCGAAATGGTTAGCCGTATGGTCAACTATCTTTGTCGGCAATATTATTTTCAACTTAATCTTTGGAATTGTAGGAGATAAAATTGGTTGGCGTAACACGGTTATGTACTTCGGAGGCATTGGTAGCGGCATTTCTGTATTACTGATTGGTTATATCCCAATGTGGACAGATGGTAATTTGGTATTATTAACTATCGTAGGATTTTGTTGGGGCGCATTTATCGCAGCCTACGTTCCTTTATCAGCATTAATCCCTACACTAGTTAAACAAGATAAAGGTGCAGCACTTTCCGTACTTAATTTAGGTGCTGGTTTACCAGTCTTTGTCGGTCCAATGATTGTAAATTTATTTATCGATATCGTGCATGACATTGGGATCATTTGGATTTTAGGTATACTTTACTTTATTAGTACGATTCTTACTTATTTCATCAAGCTACCTAGAAGCGCACAATATGAATAATTGAAGATATTATTAATTTTGTTATACTTTATGTCTAAATTGGAGTGTGAATAATGTTACCAGCCGAACGTGAAGAAAATATAATCGCCTTTTTGTTAAAACATAAGCATGCAACGATACACACGTTATCAAAGCAGTTTAATGTTCACGAAGCCACAATTCGTCGTGATTTAAATAAATTAGAACAATTCGATCAAATTAAACGCACACATGGTGGCGTAGTGTTAAATAAAGCTGAAGTATGGGATGAACTTAGTTTCGCTGATAGACAAACGAGCAATTATGAAGAAAAAGTTGCTATAGGCAACAAGGCAGCTGACTTTATTCAAGATAATGATACAATTATTATTGATTCAGGTTCTACGGGGCTACAATTAGCCTTAGCTTTACAACACAAACGCAACTTAACGCTTATCACCAATGATATTTATATTGCATCTACTTTAAAATCGACGAACCATCAGGTTATCGTTACTGGTGGTGCTTTGCATAAAGACAATTATGTCTTAGATGGTCAGCTTGCTAACAACGCTTTAAAATCTTTTAATCCTTTAAAATTATTTTTAAGCACACCCGCTATAGACGCAGTAAAAGGTGTGACACACTTTAGTGAAACTTTGGCATATACGAAAGCGCAAATGGTAGAACAAGCGCAAGAAGTTTATGTCTTAGCAGATAGTTCTAAACTAGACAAAGTTTCTTTATATAATGTGTGCGCTCCAAACAATATAGACATGTTAATAACCGACACTTCAAATTCAAATGTAAATTTGAATTCATATCGTAATCAATTCAAACATTTAACTCGTGTCGATGTACGTCATAACAATAATTAATTTCTATATAATCTAACAGAGGTCATCCCCATATTTAGGAAATGACCTCTGTTTTTTTTATCCATTAAATTGTGCAGGATCCGGCCCGACACGTTGATCTTTATTTAATTTATCTATCTTTGTCATTTGTGTTTCAGAAAGTTCAAATCCAAAAACATCAATATTTTGTTCAATACGTGATGGTGTAATAGATTTAGGAATCGTTATTACCCCATGTTGTATATTCCAACGTAGCACGACTTGCGCCGATGATTTATTTATTGTTTGTGCTATTTCGTTAATGGTCTCATCCACTAATATTTCTGCATTCATTAATGGCGACCATGATTCCATTTGAACATCTTCATCTGCTAAATAATTACGTAATAACAATTGGTTAAAATAAGGATGAAATTCTACTTGGTTAATAACTGGTTTAATTTGTGCATGTTTTTTCAATGTTTCTAAATGATTAATATTAAAATTACTCACGCCAATATTTTTAACTTTGCCATCCTTATATAATTTTTCCATACCTAGCCATGTATCTATCATTAATGCTTCATCTATACCTGGCCAATGAACTAAATATAAATCTAAATAATTAAGCCCTAAATTATTGAGTGAACGTTCATATCCTCTAACAACATTATTCTTTCCAAAATCATCGAACCATAATTTAGAAGTAATAAATAAATCTTCCCGAGAAATGCCGGCTGCTGCTATTCCTTCCTTAATACCTTGTCCTACCATTTCTTCATTTTCATAAACTAAAGCTGCGTCGATACTTCTATAACCATTTATAATTGCATGTTTTACTGCTAATTTTGCAGTATCATCATTAGCAACTCGAAAGACACCTAACCCTAATTGTGGCATCTTATTTCCATTATTGAATGTTAGTTGATTCATCATTATTTACTCCTTTTATTAGCATTGCGCTAAGTTATGTTGTTTTTCTCTACTGTATAATGTGTACATCATTGCACTTGCGGCTATAACCATTACGAAACCAAAGTACGGTGTCATTGCTACTGAAAATTCATTTAACACATAACCACCAATAACTGATCCTAATGTAATACCAATATTAAATGCCGAAATATTTAAACTTGATGCAAAATTTACAGTCGCTTTGTTTTCACGTTCTGCAAATAACACAACGATAAGTTGTAATCCTGGTACATTCATAAAGGCAAATAACCCCATGAATAAGATAGCGATAAGTCCTATAATTGGATGATCTGTTGTAACACCTACAAATAAAAGTACGATGGCTTGAATTAAAAAGATTATACTTAAAGCTTTGGTAGGCATTTTATTCGTGAATTTACCCCCTAAAGTATTTCCTATCGCTACCATCACACCATATACGATAAGTAATACAACGACTGTGCTATCGCTATAACCTAATTGATGTGTCAACATAGATGTCAGATACGTATATACGACAAACGTACCACCATAACCTAAGGCAGTAATTAGGTAGACCAGCATAAGTGATTTATTTTTAAATACTTTTAATTGTTGAATAATTGGTGATTGTTCAAATTCGTTTAAATTACTTGGTACGAAAATCACATTGGCAATCAAACTAATGAATCCGATGACTGCTATTGTTATAAAGGAGATTTCCCAACCGAAATTTTGTCCAATCCAAGTTCCAAATGGCACACCTGTAATTGTTGCAACAGTTAAACCAGTAAACATCATAGCAATTGCACTAGAACGTTTATCTGGAGACACAAGATCGCTCGCTATAGCTGTAGCAATAGACATAAACACGCCATGCATTAATGCAGATAACACACGCATTGCTAGTAACATCG
The genomic region above belongs to Staphylococcus durrellii and contains:
- a CDS encoding agmatinase family protein, with protein sequence MKDNIYGNTPCFLNSKNLSKSQNLDTDIIVYGVPFEGESTWGDYTGVELGPKQIRVCSARYSHYLPELNHIDVSKYLSMGDVGDVPFVAHDNAQSYENIENFAYNLWQQDKFLVGFGGEHGVTYPILKALTKTNKRVGIIHLDAHYDNMPDYNGELYARNTPFMRLYETDGIRNESIIHTGIHGPRNKPETGKYAEEAGAVTLTINDIRSSTNLTQLARDIYAQASKDVDVVYLTICSDVLDFAFNPGGPVDGNGITSYELLTLIHEFGKLGLCGMDYVEVYPMQDANQNSAHFVSTAVLYVLAGHAKYLGKA
- a CDS encoding Nramp family divalent metal transporter; the protein is MVVLKNFSKVFKSIGPGMIITASFIGPGTVTTMTQGGAGFGYSLLWSVVFSIIATIVLQEMIIRLSLVTREGLGEAVQELFAHKLGKFILVWFTLIAVTLGCAAYISGDLLGTSLGAAYLLHLPPHTVAPVIGIIILLIGLFGNYRFLEKLMIFLMVIMGIIFITTMIVIKPDVIAILKGIFVPTIPHGSIITVIALIGTTVVPYNFFIHSTAVHERFKDLTELKFARWDTIISITVGGIISAAILISAATLIKGKEVSSIIQLADPLKPIFGEFAPIIISIGLFAAGLSSAIASPTGAAATISSLLGWEKGMRSKKYKAVFTAIILIGITTSALGFEPIQVLLVAQALNGIILPIVAILIFIVINKKQLMGKYANNIWLNIIGFIVVLIVSFLGVYSLIDAVTSIFS
- a CDS encoding ribulokinase, producing the protein MNYSIGIDFGTGSGRVFLVNTANGEIISQYIKEYSHGTIEQQLNGQKIPQSFALQNANDYMEVIEEGIPYIIKNANIDVNKIVGIGIDFTSSTVIFVDEHMEPMHNYESFKDDPHAYVKLWKHHGAQAEADKLFQTALQQKNRWLGYYGFNVSSEWMIPKIMEVQHKAPDIMAATANIMEAGDWIVNKLTGKNVRSNCGLGFKSFWQEETGFHYDLFDQIDDELSDIVRTKVDAPIVNIGDTVGTLSKEMADKLGLPDTIAVSPFMIDAHASLLGIGSEKDKEMTMVMGTSTCHLMLNKEQHKVPGISGSVKGAIIPDLYAYEAGQSAVGDLFEYIAKQTPYEYVVEAEKRNISIFELLNEMAQKLAPGESGLVALDWHNGNRSVLSDSTLTGSLFGMTLQTKHEEIYRAYMEATAFGTKMIMQQYQGWQMEVDNVYACGGIPKKNPLLMEIYANVLNKTITIMDSEYAPAIGAAILGAISGEAHQSFEQAIEAMKEPILYQVEPEQEKVATYKKLFQAYKALHDLHGYKKASVMKNVKAIADENYNK
- a CDS encoding MFS transporter; translation: MKNSSSVLGMPRQIVWGYIGIIIFMMGDGLEIGWLSPWLHGNGFSVKETSALFSCYGVTVALASWFSGVFAEALGGKKTMILGLFFYIIGTICFVGFAIPSNNLYLMLPAYALRGLGYPLFAYSFLVWISYRSEQKTLGAAVGWFWFVFTGGLNVLGALYSIWAIKYLGHINTLWSSLFWVILGAVFAIIINRDKLPSNQGSSKEKLKEILKGITIMKEEPKVLLGGIVRVINTTAQFAFPVFLPIYLSSFGIPTSKWLAVWSTIFVGNIIFNLIFGIVGDKIGWRNTVMYFGGIGSGISVLLIGYIPMWTDGNLVLLTIVGFCWGAFIAAYVPLSALIPTLVKQDKGAALSVLNLGAGLPVFVGPMIVNLFIDIVHDIGIIWILGILYFISTILTYFIKLPRSAQYE
- a CDS encoding DeoR/GlpR family DNA-binding transcription regulator, whose protein sequence is MLPAEREENIIAFLLKHKHATIHTLSKQFNVHEATIRRDLNKLEQFDQIKRTHGGVVLNKAEVWDELSFADRQTSNYEEKVAIGNKAADFIQDNDTIIIDSGSTGLQLALALQHKRNLTLITNDIYIASTLKSTNHQVIVTGGALHKDNYVLDGQLANNALKSFNPLKLFLSTPAIDAVKGVTHFSETLAYTKAQMVEQAQEVYVLADSSKLDKVSLYNVCAPNNIDMLITDTSNSNVNLNSYRNQFKHLTRVDVRHNNN
- a CDS encoding aldo/keto reductase, encoding MNQLTFNNGNKMPQLGLGVFRVANDDTAKLAVKHAIINGYRSIDAALVYENEEMVGQGIKEGIAAAGISREDLFITSKLWFDDFGKNNVVRGYERSLNNLGLNYLDLYLVHWPGIDEALMIDTWLGMEKLYKDGKVKNIGVSNFNINHLETLKKHAQIKPVINQVEFHPYFNQLLLRNYLADEDVQMESWSPLMNAEILVDETINEIAQTINKSSAQVVLRWNIQHGVITIPKSITPSRIEQNIDVFGFELSETQMTKIDKLNKDQRVGPDPAQFNG
- a CDS encoding MFS transporter — its product is MKQQKLAIIALAVSAFAIGMTEFISVGLLPLIKNAFNITIPMAGLTVSLYAIGVTVGAPVLTPLTNKMKRKHLLITIMVIFIVANLLAAFSPSFTMLLAMRVLSALMHGVFMSIATAIASDLVSPDKRSSAIAMMFTGLTVATITGVPFGTWIGQNFGWEISFITIAVIGFISLIANVIFVPSNLNEFEQSPIIQQLKVFKNKSLMLVYLITALGYGGTFVVYTYLTSMLTHQLGYSDSTVVVLLIVYGVMVAIGNTLGGKFTNKMPTKALSIIFLIQAIVLLFVGVTTDHPIIGLIAILFMGLFAFMNVPGLQLIVVLFAERENKATVNFASSLNISAFNIGITLGSVIGGYVLNEFSVAMTPYFGFVMVIAASAMMYTLYSREKQHNLAQC